From Calditrichota bacterium, one genomic window encodes:
- a CDS encoding DUF192 domain-containing protein gives MKIVDPKKAAKKSRRMSMLDMIIIFSVVIGMSMFYKLSVNRTLSIQKDVQENNPQKTKLKQGRVVFYDSSNKKKLEVLVEIAENEYQQSKGFMFREDIPENQGMLFTYEDELQRFFWMKETPVSLDIIFIDATYKIVKIHKDTVPHSENLYPSGIPAQFVVEVRAGFTDRYQIDVGDNISWERL, from the coding sequence ATGAAAATAGTAGACCCCAAAAAAGCTGCAAAGAAATCACGACGCATGTCTATGCTGGATATGATCATTATATTTTCCGTGGTAATTGGCATGTCCATGTTTTACAAACTAAGCGTAAACCGCACATTATCCATTCAGAAAGATGTCCAGGAAAACAATCCACAAAAAACAAAATTAAAGCAAGGCCGCGTTGTTTTTTATGATTCTTCTAATAAAAAAAAATTAGAAGTTTTAGTTGAAATCGCTGAAAATGAATATCAGCAAAGTAAAGGCTTTATGTTTCGTGAAGACATCCCGGAAAACCAGGGAATGTTGTTTACTTATGAAGATGAACTTCAACGTTTTTTCTGGATGAAAGAAACACCTGTTTCTTTGGATATAATTTTTATTGACGCCACATATAAAATTGTGAAAATTCACAAAGATACAGTCCCCCATTCCGAAAATCTATATCCTTCAGGCATTCCGGCCCAGTTTGTGGTAGAGGTCCGTGCAGGTTTTACGGATCGTTATCAAATTGATGTTGGAGATAATATATCATGGGAAAGGTTATAA
- a CDS encoding hydroxyacid dehydrogenase produces MKTIYFYEAFEEEEVSLKKFLPKNVEAGFTWKTIQEAGHELPPAKIISTRTQSIYPESWADKLDAIISRSTGYDHLLEYREKTNSQIRMGHLPLYCNRAVAEHALMSILVLLRKLSEQTRQFRKFERDGLTGYELQEKTLVVYGVGNIGYEMVKIGRGLDMTVFGVDIVKRHKDVKYISPEKGAQIADIIVCAMNLTKDNVDYFNEKFFQKVKKNLVFINVSRGEISPSSILLNQLENQKIAGVALDVFDHEKKLAVSLRQAQGAGKAPLRQALSADEEVIAVQKMMNMDNVLLTPHNAFNTRESVERKSQQTIEQLIFFLENNKFIWQV; encoded by the coding sequence ATGAAAACAATCTATTTTTATGAAGCTTTTGAAGAAGAAGAAGTTTCATTGAAAAAATTCTTACCCAAAAATGTTGAAGCAGGATTTACCTGGAAAACAATTCAGGAAGCAGGGCATGAGTTACCTCCTGCAAAAATAATCAGCACACGTACACAAAGTATTTATCCGGAATCCTGGGCAGATAAATTGGATGCCATAATATCACGTAGTACAGGTTATGATCATCTTTTGGAGTACCGGGAAAAAACAAATTCTCAAATCCGAATGGGGCATTTGCCGCTTTACTGTAATCGTGCTGTAGCTGAACATGCTTTGATGTCAATCCTTGTGTTGCTTAGAAAACTATCTGAACAAACTAGGCAATTTAGAAAATTTGAACGCGATGGTTTAACCGGATATGAGCTACAGGAGAAAACACTCGTTGTATACGGGGTTGGTAATATAGGTTATGAAATGGTTAAAATTGGCCGTGGTTTAGATATGACTGTTTTTGGGGTTGATATAGTGAAACGGCATAAAGATGTAAAATATATTTCCCCTGAAAAAGGTGCACAAATAGCGGATATTATTGTATGCGCAATGAACCTGACAAAAGACAATGTAGACTATTTTAATGAAAAGTTTTTCCAGAAGGTAAAAAAAAATCTTGTTTTTATAAATGTTTCCCGTGGTGAAATTTCACCTTCTTCAATCTTACTAAATCAATTGGAAAACCAGAAAATTGCGGGTGTTGCTCTGGATGTTTTTGATCATGAGAAAAAGCTGGCTGTTTCCCTTCGTCAAGCTCAGGGTGCGGGAAAAGCTCCCCTTCGACAAGCTCTGAGTGCGGATGAAGAAGTGATAGCTGTTCAAAAAATGATGAATATGGACAATGTTTTGTTAACACCACATAATGCCTTTAATACAAGAGAATCCGTTGAGCGGAAATCACAACAAACAATAGAGCAATTGATATTCTTTTTAGAAAACAATAAATTTATCTGGCAGGTCTAA